From Schaalia sp. ZJ405, one genomic window encodes:
- a CDS encoding Nif3-like dinuclear metal center hexameric protein codes for MTHDLASAATNWTVGDICALMDRWFPPANAQDWDKVGLILGDRDRIVRRVLLAVDPVASVGRQATTMGDGEGADLIITHHPLFLRGVSFLPEDQPKGALVTQLIRSGIALLNAHTNADIAHDGVADALARLIGLSDPEPLEFIGEDEDGHLIGMGRIGRVTPTTLGEFAAHVASVLPAGPTGLFVGGDTDSPVERIAVAPGAGDSFLDLARKRGADVFLTADLRHHPASEHMEAGRPFLLCGSHWATEWPWLRLLEKKLTQAAAREGVDLSVEVSTIVTEPWTQHLETSGELA; via the coding sequence ATGACACACGACTTAGCCTCCGCTGCGACGAACTGGACCGTCGGAGACATCTGCGCCCTCATGGACCGGTGGTTTCCCCCGGCCAACGCCCAAGACTGGGACAAAGTTGGGCTGATTCTGGGGGATCGTGACCGGATTGTCCGCCGGGTCCTCCTGGCCGTTGATCCCGTGGCAAGCGTTGGCAGACAAGCGACCACAATGGGAGACGGCGAGGGCGCCGACCTCATCATCACGCATCACCCGCTTTTCCTGCGCGGGGTGTCCTTCCTCCCCGAGGACCAGCCCAAAGGCGCCCTCGTTACCCAACTGATCCGCAGCGGCATCGCCCTCTTAAATGCACACACGAACGCCGACATCGCTCACGATGGGGTAGCGGACGCCCTCGCCCGCCTCATTGGGTTAAGCGACCCCGAGCCTTTAGAGTTCATTGGCGAGGACGAGGACGGTCACCTCATCGGCATGGGCCGAATCGGACGGGTAACCCCAACAACGCTCGGAGAATTCGCTGCCCACGTAGCTTCAGTGCTTCCGGCGGGACCGACGGGACTTTTCGTTGGCGGTGACACAGATTCTCCTGTCGAACGCATCGCCGTGGCCCCGGGAGCAGGAGATTCCTTCCTTGATCTCGCCAGGAAACGCGGAGCCGACGTGTTCCTCACCGCTGACCTGCGGCATCATCCGGCATCTGAACATATGGAAGCCGGACGCCCGTTCCTTTTGTGCGGGAGTCACTGGGCAACCGAATGGCCGTGGCTGCGCCTACTGGAGAAGAAACTCACTCAGGCAGCGGCGCGTGAGGGTGTGGACCTGAGCGTCGAAGTCTCTACGATTGTTACCGAACCTTGGACCCAGCACTTGGAGACCTCAGGAGAACTCGCATGA
- a CDS encoding zinc ribbon domain-containing protein, translating into MNVSHADQLNLLELQELDMKESALRHRRNAHPAHEKVRELAGRAEDLQRASVAQSAVISDLGRELTRIEDEITKVQDRRERQRGRIERNEVPLRDISSMEHEIAQMDARLTSLENNQLGVEERIEEAKKAKDAMTTEAQAIRDDVEATKKSFAEDTAELDDELRGVIATRRELAAALGEAILGEYEHARSRNGVLAVLEVRDGVGIGMAADLSPLELDELRRTPDDELYWTSDTSQIVVRTTASERN; encoded by the coding sequence ATGAATGTCTCGCACGCCGACCAGCTGAACCTGCTTGAACTGCAAGAACTGGATATGAAAGAGTCGGCCCTGCGACACCGCCGCAACGCTCATCCCGCGCACGAGAAAGTCCGTGAATTGGCCGGACGTGCAGAGGATCTTCAGCGCGCTTCCGTTGCTCAGTCGGCGGTAATTTCCGATTTGGGTCGCGAACTCACCCGCATCGAAGACGAAATCACGAAAGTTCAGGACAGACGAGAACGCCAGCGTGGACGCATTGAACGCAACGAGGTTCCCCTGCGTGATATTTCCTCTATGGAACACGAGATCGCGCAGATGGATGCGCGGCTGACCTCTTTGGAAAACAATCAGCTGGGCGTGGAAGAACGCATCGAAGAGGCAAAGAAAGCCAAGGACGCGATGACCACCGAGGCTCAGGCCATTCGCGATGATGTTGAGGCAACGAAGAAGAGCTTCGCGGAAGATACCGCGGAGCTTGATGATGAACTCCGGGGTGTGATTGCTACGCGTCGGGAGCTTGCAGCAGCCCTGGGTGAAGCGATCCTCGGGGAATACGAACATGCCCGCAGTCGCAACGGTGTTCTTGCGGTGCTTGAGGTGCGCGACGGCGTGGGCATTGGAATGGCCGCGGACCTCTCGCCGCTTGAGCTTGACGAGTTGCGACGCACTCCCGACGATGAGCTGTACTGGACGAGTGATACGTCGCAGATCGTTGTGCGAACCACAGCGAGCGAGCGGAACTAG
- a CDS encoding CAP domain-containing protein, whose product MPSVPTRGEVDDAKSASDSASATAASAEDAYNKAQADLKEAEAGKARAQDAYDKASAAASEATNPSDEDITKASDAVGAAQADLAPPTGAQNKAKGVLDEAAKSDDAAVVARDAAQAGVDQAQKNADAAAEALAGVEERIAAATAVIDKAKEVEGKVDDLKTAAGSASSEADRARVAKEAADVALEAANTAKDAAQQAANEVREAKNTAESNAQDAAATLATATANLEAANTAKTAADQALAEAQQAYDELNNVSDETPPLPVPDEDTLRAAEQAVTNAQQAYDKAVKDVAKATEEYATGSSGFFTHKGATYAAGILDGTVETSDRAREILPYTHIGDEKDATNLEQMKKAIEWIKTFNEKYRTPLGLQPLKVTDRLMAIAQVQTNWSDTTIKHSEAYKGGENLAWGWDDPFEGWYTWEKEHFDRFNNEYVPAGKTWDDYLKDYPDAQIGHYTNIIKPEYAFTGFAVSHEDISSDMKPFTHGQTFALSSGFDGEEAYDVDVYYEAFMTYYNDIKTRMSDDKVNDARTALNRAKADLEALQDGPGAALAAAQKRLEDASADVVAKEQAVDAATEKLEDARVVKANADEALRDATAAATQANEKLTEATTRLEAAQREADEKNTAFATASQKAQVAKQAYDEAVAATEGVDQARSDLQAAQAEKTTAQVARDEAQRTLTDAQAGLDTARAAAEQTAAQRSVAQRAYDEATARVGVLADKVAVAKEAYRRLLASREDYANTREVVARAQADLEEASRLHGQHSKQAEAARQVWVKAKAAAEEATTYYMAVLAAYTATHPETPTPKPGNTETPTPGNTTPGDTGMPKPGDTGMPKPGDTETPTPGNTTPGDTGMPKPGDAGMPTPGDAGKPGKAENNGANMGAAEHKDKGKGKSKVARGAGKTLVGKSSTGLAATGVDSSDLIIAGAAAIALLASGAVMRIRRR is encoded by the coding sequence GTGCCCTCAGTCCCTACGCGAGGGGAGGTTGACGATGCAAAATCCGCCTCAGACTCAGCGTCTGCTACGGCTGCTAGTGCTGAGGATGCCTATAACAAAGCACAAGCGGACCTGAAGGAGGCTGAGGCTGGGAAGGCTCGGGCTCAGGATGCTTATGACAAGGCGTCTGCTGCTGCCAGTGAGGCTACAAATCCCAGTGATGAAGACATCACAAAAGCCTCTGATGCTGTAGGTGCTGCCCAGGCTGATCTTGCACCGCCCACAGGCGCTCAAAACAAGGCTAAGGGCGTGCTGGATGAGGCAGCTAAGAGTGATGATGCTGCTGTGGTGGCAAGGGACGCTGCTCAAGCTGGTGTTGATCAAGCGCAGAAGAATGCTGATGCTGCTGCTGAGGCCCTTGCGGGTGTGGAGGAGAGGATTGCTGCCGCAACCGCGGTGATTGATAAGGCGAAGGAGGTTGAAGGCAAGGTCGACGACCTGAAAACCGCTGCTGGGTCTGCGTCTTCTGAGGCCGACAGGGCGCGTGTGGCGAAGGAAGCCGCTGATGTTGCTCTTGAGGCAGCAAACACAGCGAAGGATGCTGCCCAACAGGCAGCCAACGAGGTGCGAGAGGCGAAGAACACAGCCGAATCCAACGCCCAGGACGCGGCTGCAACCCTGGCCACCGCAACAGCAAACCTCGAGGCCGCAAACACAGCAAAAACCGCCGCAGACCAAGCCCTAGCCGAGGCTCAACAAGCCTACGACGAACTCAACAACGTCAGCGATGAAACACCACCACTACCAGTACCAGACGAAGACACACTCAGAGCAGCAGAACAAGCTGTGACGAATGCGCAACAGGCTTACGACAAAGCTGTCAAAGATGTCGCGAAGGCAACGGAGGAATACGCCACGGGTTCCTCAGGATTCTTCACCCATAAGGGAGCAACGTACGCTGCCGGAATCCTTGACGGAACCGTTGAAACTTCGGATCGCGCACGGGAGATTCTCCCTTACACCCACATTGGTGATGAGAAGGATGCAACCAATCTGGAACAGATGAAGAAGGCGATCGAGTGGATCAAGACCTTCAACGAGAAGTACCGCACTCCTCTGGGGCTGCAACCGTTGAAAGTCACCGACCGTCTGATGGCTATTGCTCAGGTGCAAACCAACTGGTCTGATACGACTATCAAACATTCAGAGGCCTACAAGGGAGGCGAAAACCTCGCATGGGGATGGGATGATCCGTTCGAGGGCTGGTACACCTGGGAAAAAGAGCACTTTGATCGGTTCAATAATGAGTATGTTCCTGCTGGTAAAACCTGGGACGACTATCTGAAGGACTACCCGGATGCTCAGATTGGACACTACACAAACATTATCAAGCCCGAATACGCGTTCACTGGTTTCGCCGTCTCACATGAGGACATCTCTTCCGACATGAAGCCTTTCACTCACGGTCAGACCTTCGCTCTCTCCAGCGGTTTTGACGGTGAAGAGGCATATGACGTTGATGTGTATTACGAAGCATTCATGACCTATTACAACGACATCAAAACACGGATGAGTGATGACAAGGTCAACGACGCACGAACAGCACTCAATCGGGCGAAAGCAGACCTTGAAGCACTCCAAGATGGTCCTGGTGCGGCTCTTGCGGCGGCGCAGAAGAGGCTTGAGGATGCCAGTGCTGATGTTGTTGCGAAGGAGCAGGCTGTTGATGCTGCTACTGAGAAGCTTGAGGATGCCAGGGTTGTTAAGGCGAATGCTGATGAGGCGTTAAGGGATGCCACCGCAGCTGCCACCCAGGCCAACGAGAAGCTCACCGAGGCCACAACCCGCCTGGAAGCAGCCCAGCGTGAAGCTGATGAGAAGAACACAGCATTTGCCACGGCCAGCCAGAAAGCCCAGGTGGCCAAGCAGGCCTATGACGAAGCTGTTGCGGCAACTGAAGGTGTGGATCAGGCTCGCAGTGATCTTCAAGCCGCGCAAGCCGAGAAAACCACCGCTCAGGTGGCTCGCGATGAAGCCCAACGCACACTCACCGACGCCCAGGCAGGTCTCGATACGGCCAGGGCTGCTGCTGAGCAGACCGCTGCCCAACGTAGTGTTGCTCAGCGGGCTTATGATGAGGCGACAGCCCGTGTTGGCGTCCTCGCAGACAAGGTGGCTGTGGCCAAGGAGGCGTATCGTCGGTTGTTGGCCAGTCGAGAAGACTACGCCAACACACGTGAAGTTGTTGCGCGCGCTCAGGCTGATCTTGAGGAAGCAAGTCGCCTGCACGGCCAACACAGCAAGCAAGCCGAAGCTGCACGCCAGGTGTGGGTCAAAGCCAAAGCAGCAGCAGAAGAAGCCACCACCTACTACATGGCTGTTCTTGCCGCGTACACCGCCACACACCCCGAAACACCAACACCCAAGCCCGGCAACACCGAAACACCCACACCAGGCAACACCACACCCGGTGACACGGGCATGCCTAAGCCTGGTGACACGGGCATGCCTAAGCCCGGTGACACCGAAACGCCCACACCAGGCAACACCACACCCGGTGACACTGGCATGCCTAAGCCTGGTGATGCTGGCATGCCCACACCTGGTGATGCTGGTAAGCCTGGCAAAGCCGAGAATAACGGTGCCAATATGGGTGCAGCTGAGCACAAGGACAAAGGCAAAGGCAAGAGCAAGGTGGCTCGCGGTGCAGGGAAGACGCTGGTAGGAAAGAGCTCCACGGGTCTTGCTGCTACGGGAGTTGACTCATCGGATCTCATCATCGCCGGCGCTGCTGCCATCGCGCTCCTCGCATCCGGAGCCGTCATGAGAATCCGCCGCCGCTAA
- the ppgK gene encoding polyphosphate--glucose phosphotransferase → MTEVACGIDIGGSGIKAAVVDLSTGEFVGERVRIPTPQPATPAAVADVCAQLLEQLGVGEDIPVGVAFPSPVLHGVIPFIANLDPSWAGTNIIDVMKEHTGRTMVPLNDADAAGLAEIAYGAAKGVGGIVIVTTLGTGIGSAIVNDGVLLPNTELGHLELDGYDAETRASSGQKTKQDLSWKKWAKRLQRYYSHVEMLFSPDLFVVGGGVSKNHEKFMPLLDLKTPMVPAQLFNTAGIAGAAWYAAQQTAKARE, encoded by the coding sequence ATGACTGAGGTCGCATGCGGCATTGACATTGGTGGATCGGGTATCAAGGCGGCCGTGGTCGACCTCAGTACCGGTGAGTTTGTGGGTGAACGCGTACGCATCCCAACCCCTCAACCCGCAACCCCAGCGGCTGTCGCCGATGTGTGTGCTCAACTTCTTGAGCAGCTGGGCGTTGGCGAAGATATCCCGGTGGGTGTCGCATTCCCCAGTCCCGTTCTTCACGGCGTCATCCCGTTCATTGCAAACCTTGATCCGTCGTGGGCGGGAACGAACATTATTGATGTGATGAAAGAGCACACGGGCCGCACGATGGTTCCTCTCAACGATGCCGATGCCGCGGGCTTGGCGGAGATTGCTTACGGCGCCGCGAAGGGTGTCGGTGGCATCGTCATCGTCACAACTCTGGGCACCGGCATTGGCTCGGCGATTGTCAACGACGGGGTGCTCCTACCCAACACTGAGTTGGGGCATCTTGAGCTTGACGGTTACGACGCGGAGACCCGCGCATCCTCGGGTCAGAAAACAAAGCAGGACTTGTCGTGGAAGAAGTGGGCGAAGCGTCTCCAGCGCTACTACTCCCACGTTGAGATGCTCTTCTCCCCCGACCTTTTCGTTGTCGGTGGTGGTGTGTCGAAGAACCACGAGAAGTTTATGCCGTTGCTTGACCTGAAAACTCCGATGGTTCCCGCTCAGTTGTTCAATACCGCAGGCATTGCGGGCGCTGCGTGGTACGCGGCGCAGCAGACAGCAAAAGCACGAGAGTAG
- the map gene encoding type I methionyl aminopeptidase, with translation MIEASALAKRAPLGTLTPGRVSALRAVPEHIDRPEYMFHSGPERVSASDVKNSQTVERIRRAGRIAAGAIEAVGQAIAPGVTTDELDRIAHEYLISHGAYPSCLGYMGFPKAICTSINEVICHGIPDDRPLEDGDIINVDITAYIDGVHGDTCAMFEVGTVDDESRLLIERTREAMMRGIKAIRPGREINVIGRVIEKYAARFDYGVVRDYTGHGVGEAFHSGLIVPHYDAAPAYDLVMEPGMVFTVEPMLTLGAVEWEQWDDGWTVVTADRSRTAQFEHTVVVTEDGADILTLP, from the coding sequence ATGATTGAAGCATCCGCACTGGCCAAACGAGCTCCTTTGGGCACCCTCACCCCCGGACGCGTGTCTGCACTACGCGCAGTTCCCGAACATATTGATCGCCCCGAATACATGTTCCATTCGGGCCCTGAGCGGGTGAGTGCCAGCGATGTGAAGAATTCTCAGACCGTGGAGAGGATTCGCCGTGCCGGTCGGATCGCCGCTGGAGCTATCGAGGCTGTCGGTCAGGCTATTGCCCCCGGGGTTACAACGGATGAGTTGGACCGTATTGCCCATGAATACCTGATTTCTCACGGTGCCTATCCGTCATGTTTGGGCTACATGGGTTTCCCCAAGGCGATCTGCACGTCAATTAACGAGGTCATCTGCCACGGCATCCCCGACGACCGCCCCCTCGAGGACGGCGACATCATTAACGTCGATATCACCGCCTACATTGACGGTGTTCACGGGGACACGTGCGCAATGTTCGAGGTCGGAACCGTTGATGACGAATCTCGTCTCCTCATTGAACGCACTCGCGAGGCGATGATGCGCGGGATTAAGGCGATCCGTCCGGGACGCGAGATCAACGTCATTGGTCGTGTTATTGAAAAGTATGCGGCGCGCTTTGATTACGGGGTTGTCCGCGATTACACGGGTCACGGTGTCGGCGAGGCTTTTCACTCGGGCCTGATTGTTCCTCATTATGATGCTGCTCCGGCTTACGACCTGGTGATGGAACCGGGAATGGTTTTCACCGTTGAGCCGATGCTGACCCTGGGTGCCGTCGAATGGGAGCAGTGGGATGACGGGTGGACCGTTGTCACTGCGGATCGATCGCGTACTGCCCAATTCGAACACACGGTTGTGGTCACCGAGGACGGGGCAGACATTCTGACGCTTCCCTGA
- the panB gene encoding 3-methyl-2-oxobutanoate hydroxymethyltransferase has translation MTPESPAVGTAKRVRIHHIAQAKREGTPITMLTAYDALTAPLFEAAGIDMLLIGDSIGNVMLGYSTTLPVTLEDIERATAAVARSTSRPMIVADLPFGSYESDVTAAFNASSRLMKAGAHAVKLEGGAHRADLIRHLTTNGIPVVAHIGYTPQSENTLGGPRMQGRGDAADRLSADVCALEEAGAFAIVFEMVPDSIATRLTAQTSMATIGIGAGPHTDGQVLVWSDMAGMSEWTPSFVRRFRELGVELQGATRDYIAAVRSREFPAKGQFAAE, from the coding sequence ATGACACCTGAATCCCCCGCCGTGGGAACCGCAAAGCGCGTGCGGATTCACCACATTGCGCAGGCGAAACGCGAGGGCACTCCGATCACGATGCTCACCGCCTACGATGCCCTCACCGCTCCCCTATTTGAGGCCGCGGGCATTGACATGCTGCTCATCGGGGATTCAATTGGCAACGTCATGCTGGGGTATTCAACGACCCTTCCGGTGACGTTAGAAGATATTGAGAGAGCCACGGCAGCTGTTGCACGGTCAACATCCCGACCGATGATCGTGGCGGATCTGCCTTTCGGTTCCTACGAGTCTGATGTGACGGCGGCTTTCAACGCCTCGTCCAGGTTAATGAAAGCCGGGGCTCACGCGGTGAAACTTGAAGGAGGTGCGCACCGCGCCGATCTGATCCGTCACCTCACGACCAACGGGATCCCCGTCGTTGCCCACATCGGCTACACCCCGCAGTCGGAAAACACGCTGGGAGGTCCGCGGATGCAGGGACGAGGAGATGCCGCAGATCGTTTGAGCGCTGACGTTTGCGCCCTTGAAGAAGCAGGGGCTTTTGCCATTGTCTTTGAGATGGTTCCCGATTCAATTGCAACGCGTCTGACTGCGCAGACGTCGATGGCAACGATTGGCATTGGCGCCGGTCCTCACACGGACGGGCAGGTGCTTGTGTGGTCTGACATGGCGGGGATGAGTGAGTGGACGCCCTCCTTCGTTCGTCGTTTCCGTGAGCTTGGTGTAGAGCTTCAAGGGGCCACGCGCGACTACATTGCTGCGGTGCGTTCGCGCGAGTTCCCCGCAAAGGGCCAATTCGCTGCGGAGTAG